Sequence from the Microplitis demolitor isolate Queensland-Clemson2020A chromosome 7, iyMicDemo2.1a, whole genome shotgun sequence genome:
CATGCTGACCTTGGTTAGAAGGATATCCGCTTTCTGGACCTGAAGGATATTGTGGTTGAGAAGGATGTGAAGATCCACTCGGCGGTTTTGATCCAGTTTGAGGCGTGCTAGGTTTCTGGTAGGGAGGTTGAGGCCTCGAAGGATATGATCCACCCCCATGCTGACCTTGGTTAGAAGGATATCCGTTTTCTGGACCTGAAGGATATTGTGGTTGAGAAGGATGTGAAGATCCACTCGGCGGTTTTGATCCAGTTTGAGGCGTGCCAGGTTTCTGGTAGGGAGGTTGAGGCCTCGAAGGATATGATCCACCCCCATGCTGACCTTGGTTAGAAGGATATCCGCTTTCTGGACCTGAAGGATATTGTGGTTGAGAAGGATATGATCCACCTCCATGCTGACCTTGGTTGGAAGGATATCCACCTCCCGAAGGATGTTGTGGTTGAGACGGATATGAGGGTCCACTCGATGGCATTGATCCAGTTTCAGGCGTACCAGGTTTCTGGTAGGGAGGTTGAGGCCTCGAAGGATATGATCCACTTCCATGCTGACCTTGGTTAGAAGGGTATCCGCTTCCAGGACCCGAAGGATATTGTGGTTGGGAAGGAGATGATGGTCCATTCGAGGGTATTAATCCGGTTGAAGGTGGTGCTTGACTCGAGCTTCCTGGTTTTATTGGCTTAGGAAATTCTGGTGATGATGGATAAGATggtatttcttctttttccgGTTTATTCTGCTCCTGTGATGGGGTCTCATGCTCTGAAGGAAACTGTTGTTGACCCGGTTGTGGTGGATATGGCTTATTTGCTTCACCTGATGGATATTGTGGTTGGGTTGGATATGAAGATCCCACAGAAGGTATTGACCCAGTTTGAGATGTGCCGGGTTTCTGGTATGGAGGTTGCGGCTTTGTTGTCGACGGATACGATCCAATTCCATGCTGTCCTTGGTTAGAAGGATATCCACCTCCCGAAGGATGCTGTGGCTGAGATGGATACGAGGGTCCACTCGATGGTTTTGATCCAGTTTGAGATGTACCAGGTTTCTGGTAGGGAGGTTGAGGCTTTGTTGTTGATGGATATGATCCACTTCCATGCTGTACTTGGTTGGAAGGATATCCACCTCCTGAAGGATGTTGTGGTTGAGAAGGATGTGTAGATCCACTCGATGGTATTGATCCAGTTTGAGGCGTACCAGGTTTCTGGTGCGGAGGGTGAGGCTTTGAAGGGTATGATCCACCTTCATGCTGGCCTTGGTTCGAAGGGTATCCACTTTCTGGACCTGAAGGATATTGTGGTTGAGAAGGATGTGAAGATCCACTCGGTGGTTTTGATCCAGTTTGAGGCGTACCAGGTTTCTGGTAGGGAGGTTGCGGCTTTGTTTGCGACGGATACGATCCACTTCCATGCTGTCCTTGGTTAGAAGGATATCCTCCTCCTGAAGGATGCTGTGATTGAGACGGATACAAGGGTCCACTTGATGGTATTGATCCAGTTTGAGACATGCCAGGTTTCTGGTGAGTAGGATGAGGCTTTGAAGGATATGATCCACCCCCATGCTGACCTTGATAAGATGGATATCCACTTCCCGGACCTGAAGGATATTGTGGTTGAGAAGGATATGAGGGTCCATCCGAGGGTATTAATCCAGTTGAAGGTGGTGCTTGACCCGAGCTTCCTGGTTTTATTGGCTTAGGAAATTCTGGCGACGGTGGATAAGATGGTATTTCTTGCTGCCCTGGCTTATTTCCTGCATCCGATGGATATTGTGGTTGGGTTGGATATGAAGGTCCTACGGATGGTGTTGATCCAGTTTGAGATATGCCTGGTTTCTGGTATGGAGGTTGCGGCTTTGTTGTCGACGGATACGATCCACTTCCATGTTGGCCTTGGTTAGAAGGGTATCCACCTCCCGAAGGATGCTGTGGTTGAGATGGATACGACGATCCACTCGATGGTTTTGATCCAGTTTGAGGCGTACCAGGTTTTTGGTAAGGAGGTTGAGGCCTCGAAGGATATGATCCACCCCCATGCTGACCTTGGTTAGAAGGATATCCACTTTCTGAACCTGAAGGATATTGTGGTTGAGAAGGATGTGATCCATCTCCATGCTGACCTTGGTTTGAAGGATATCCACCTCCCGAAGGATGTTGTGGTTGAGACGGATACGAGGGTCCACTCGATGGTATTGATCCAGTTTGAGATGTACCAGGTTTCTGGTAGGGAGGTTGAGGCTTTGTTGTTGATGGATATGATCCACTTCCATGCTGTACTTGGTTGGAAGGATATCCACCTCCTGAAGGATGTTGTGGTTGAGAAGGATGTGTAGATCCACTCGATGGTATTGATCCAGTTTGAGACGTACCAGGTTTCTGGTAGGGAGGTTGAGGCTCCGTTGTAGTCGGATATGATCCGTCTGCAGGTTTGTTCTGGCTACCTGGATATCCACTTTCTGGACCCGAAGGGTACTGTGGATAGTTTGGATGTGAAGCCCCACCCGAGGGTGCTGATCCAGTTAAGGGGGGTATTTGAGTTGGACCTCCTGGATTTATCGGTTTAGGATACTCTGAAGTAGATGGATTGGATGGTATGCTTCCATGTCCCGGTTGATTATGCCCTGGTTGTGATGGATATGGCTTGTTTCCTGCACCTGATGGATATTGTGTTTGAGTTGGGTATGAAGGATTTCCAGATGTTGGTGATCCAGTTTGACTTGGTTCTTGAGGTGGTGCTCCAGGCTGTATTGGGGTTGGAAACTGGGGTGCCGAGGGGTATTGTGGTTGTGATGGATACGATGGCGGCAAAGATGGATACGATGGTTGATCTGGTGTTATGGGATATCCAGGTTTACCTGGTGTACCAGATTCTGGTGGTGGTTTTCCATGCCCTGGTTTATGCCCATGTGTCGGTTTTTCATGGTTTGGATTCTCTTGTCCATATGGCGGCTTACTATTGTCGTTTGATGGTTTTTCGTGACCACTCACTGGTTTGTTGGGTTTACCAGGTCTTCCAGGTTTCGAATGTGTTGGCTTTCCAGGTTTCGTTGATCCTGGTTTATTATGTGGTGGACGATGTGAAGGCGTTCCAGGTTTTACTGGAATCGGATTTGACGTCGAAGGATATTCATTTCCACTGGGTTTTTGTCCAAGATTATTTGGTTGGCTTGGATACCCTGGTTGATGTGGATATCCTGGTTTACCGGGAGATCCTTGTTGACCTGGATACCCTGGTTGATGTGGATATCCTGGTTTACCGGGAGATCCTTGTTGGCTTGGATACCCTGGTTGATGTGGATATCCTGGTTTACCGGGAGATCCTTGTTGACCTGGATACCCTGGTTGATGTGGATATCCTGGTTTACCGGGAGATCCTTGTTGGCTTGGATACCCTGGTTGATGTGGATATCCTGGTTTACCGGGAGATCCTTGTGAACCTGGATACCCTGGTTGATGTGGATATCCTGGTTTACCGGGAGATCCTTGTTGACCTGGATACCCAGGTTGACTGGGATAATTTGGTCCAGATGGATAATTTTCACCTGTAGGTTTGGAGTTTGAACCTCCTCCAGTTTGGTCTGGGTATTGTCCGTTAGGATATTCGGGTCCTGATGGTCCTTGACTACCAGGTTGACCAGGATATGAAGATCCTGGAATATTATTTGTCTCAGATGGTAATCCATTATCTGGTTCTACAGGAACTATAATGATAGTTAtcaaaaattagttatttactTACCATGACTCCAATTagaatcataataaataatgataaatgttACCTGGTTTAGATGGAACCGATGGTCGTGTTGGTCGTATGACACCGGTGTTTTCAAATTGACGACAATCTTTTgggaatttcaaatttctccAAGGGGTGATAATTCCATGATGTTCATGGTGATCACTTTCACTGTGGTTATTGTCGTGATCGTGATTGTGACTGTTAGAATCTGAATCACCATGATGATGTTCATGTTCATGtagaaataattcaatatcCTCTCCTGGGCGAACAACCCTATAACCCCATCCGTCGCTTATATAAAAAGTCGCTTTGAGTTCTCCAAAGGGATCCACATATCCATAACATCCATATGTTACTCCATCTTCTCCGTGTATTTCATGATGAAACTGGCCATCTGGTCCAATTTCATAACCATAATTATAAGcgtctaaaaataataataacaacattttgattattttaaaagtgaattaaaaaataatgctaagataaaacaaaaaaactaacTCGTTTCAAAATCTTGATTCAAATATTGTGTTTTAGAGTCATCAGAAATACTTAATATGAGTTCTTTTCCTTCTCTAAAATCTGTAGTAGTAGCATCTTGCGCCGACGTAATTTGCAGCACAGCTCCTGCAACCACctgataacaaaaatatacaaaacaaTAAACACTGTAATCAAATTGCTTTATTGTTtgatacttaattattttagtaagtgtattataatttaacgatGATATCAACTGTTAAAAATCTAtcaagataataaaagtacACAAAGGACTTGCAGAGgtgcattaaattaaattattccttCCAGTGAAACTGACGATAAATCTGTGTAAGTTGTTTGCGTGCACAGACATCCGGTATAAAATTGGCTTTCACGTGTAGTATCACATATGATGAAGGCTAGaggtaattagtaattattactccACCGAGGTCCAGATCTTCTTTACGAAATTGGTGAGTTAAGTTGTGTAGCGGATCGCATTGGCCTCGTTAAGATCAACGATACCCACGTAAtgcctttttattatttcttagtaccgatttttttatttttattatttattttatttttttttttttttctgtaactGCTACTTCGTCGTCTTGTTCAATTACCCATCTCTCAATCATTATGACTTTTATTACGTACTCATTATCAAATTCCAATGCAACATCTCGGAATCACGAGGGCcgtttacacttttttttatttaggacACCGACTTCAATCGCacgcattttatttatattttttggtgaatttgtttattttcattaacggtacaatatcaataatactaataataatagtaatgatatCAATAATTGAACATACTTGAATTGTATATaggaaatataaataaataattagtcgaaagaatttatgtaaattaagtacgtaaaaaaattacatgggCTCGGACTAGGTAAGTTTAGAGATAGTGAAAGTAATTGCGACATCTTTTtgggattataaaaaaaaaaactaagctAAACGGACTTAGGTCAGTTACATCGCAGTAGCACTATTCATTTGATCATTaagtcatgtttttttttttttttttattatatcattaatGATAAAGGATATCTTATATTAATTGACTTCAGtaatggaatttatttaatgttaatttttttccttttttaaattttaaaaattttttggccaGAACGGAATTGATGGAGGAGAAAACATGAAAGAGAAAACTGGATAGATCAAGGAGGATTGATCAAGGTAAATTATCAcgtaaaaatgtaaatggtGGAAACCAAGATGAGGCTGAACTATGTTATCATGGATTTTAAGAAtcaagtgtgtgtgtgtcacATACTCaaaactttctttttatttttaacgttaCGCAATTTATATCAAGACTTTTGGGAAATTTCAATTCTCTttcatcataataattattatcgccAGCATCACCGCCATCCTCACAGTTTTACgagtcaaaatatttataataaaaatttgaatataaatttattaagacgTTTGATGATGTTGTTACTTTGATAAAACAACTTGATTaagatttttcttattttgatCAATAGAGATTAAATTATAtcatttgaatatataaattttgaatagcttagaaaattaaaatgtttattttatatttttttttggtgtagAAATAATGGTAAATTATAGATGATTTAAattgtttgtaatttaaatggtTATAAATGATGTCACTATCGAAACTGGTTGGATAGTAAAGGAGTAATGCCTCGTGATCTACGTCATGTTATTTCGCCTACGCGGCAGAATGGAAAGCGATACTCTTATGGTTTTTTGAGATTGCAAAGACACGGTGATATTTATCTTAAGTTTAATGTTTCTCGTAGGAGGTCTTCTTCacatttgattattttttttttcttttcttcacatgttctttttatttttcttaaagatAGCCAGGTTTGTCGTTGACATTCAAAGTAATCTGtgcaattgattttatttttgacagcTATTATTTTACTGGagaaattcaatttcaaatatttcattgtactattttaaaaatataaaatactt
This genomic interval carries:
- the LOC103573455 gene encoding collagen alpha-5(IV) chain isoform X1, which translates into the protein MYGQVWAAFTLVVAGAVLQITSAQDATTTDFREGKELILSISDDSKTQYLNQDFETNAYNYGYEIGPDGQFHHEIHGEDGVTYGCYGYVDPFGELKATFYISDGWGYRVVRPGEDIELFLHEHEHHHGDSDSNSHNHDHDNNHSESDHHEHHGIITPWRNLKFPKDCRQFENTGVIRPTRPSVPSKPVPVEPDNGLPSETNNIPGSSYPGQPGSQGPSGPEYPNGQYPDQTGGGSNSKPTGENYPSGPNYPSQPGYPGQQGSPGKPGYPHQPGYPGSQGSPGKPGYPHQPGYPSQQGSPGKPGYPHQPGYPGQQGSPGKPGYPHQPGYPSQQGSPGKPGYPHQPGYPGQQGSPGKPGYPHQPGYPSQPNNLGQKPSGNEYPSTSNPIPVKPGTPSHRPPHNKPGSTKPGKPTHSKPGRPGKPNKPVSGHEKPSNDNSKPPYGQENPNHEKPTHGHKPGHGKPPPESGTPGKPGYPITPDQPSYPSLPPSYPSQPQYPSAPQFPTPIQPGAPPQEPSQTGSPTSGNPSYPTQTQYPSGAGNKPYPSQPGHNQPGHGSIPSNPSTSEYPKPINPGGPTQIPPLTGSAPSGGASHPNYPQYPSGPESGYPGSQNKPADGSYPTTTEPQPPYQKPGTSQTGSIPSSGSTHPSQPQHPSGGGYPSNQVQHGSGSYPSTTKPQPPYQKPGTSQTGSIPSSGPSYPSQPQHPSGGGYPSNQGQHGDGSHPSQPQYPSGSESGYPSNQGQHGGGSYPSRPQPPYQKPGTPQTGSKPSSGSSYPSQPQHPSGGGYPSNQGQHGSGSYPSTTKPQPPYQKPGISQTGSTPSVGPSYPTQPQYPSDAGNKPGQQEIPSYPPSPEFPKPIKPGSSGQAPPSTGLIPSDGPSYPSQPQYPSGPGSGYPSYQGQHGGGSYPSKPHPTHQKPGMSQTGSIPSSGPLYPSQSQHPSGGGYPSNQGQHGSGSYPSQTKPQPPYQKPGTPQTGSKPPSGSSHPSQPQYPSGPESGYPSNQGQHEGGSYPSKPHPPHQKPGTPQTGSIPSSGSTHPSQPQHPSGGGYPSNQVQHGSGSYPSTTKPQPPYQKPGTSQTGSKPSSGPSYPSQPQHPSGGGYPSNQGQHGIGSYPSTTKPQPPYQKPGTSQTGSIPSVGSSYPTQPQYPSGEANKPYPPQPGQQQFPSEHETPSQEQNKPEKEEIPSYPSSPEFPKPIKPGSSSQAPPSTGLIPSNGPSSPSQPQYPSGPGSGYPSNQGQHGSGSYPSRPQPPYQKPGTPETGSMPSSGPSYPSQPQHPSGGGYPSNQGQHGGGSYPSQPQYPSGPESGYPSNQGQHGGGSYPSRPQPPYQKPGTPQTGSKPPSGSSHPSQPQYPSGPENGYPSNQGQHGGGSYPSRPQPPYQKPSTPQTGSKPPSGSSHPSQPQYPSGPESGYPSNQGQHGGGSYPSRPQPPYQKPGTPQTGSKPPSGSSHPSQPQHPSGGGYPSNQGQHGSGSYPSTTKPQPPYQKPGTSQTGSNPPSGSSHPSQPQHPSGGGHPSNQGQHGDGSHPSQPQHPSGGGYPSNQGQHGSGSYPSTTKPQPPYQKPGTPQTGSKPPSGSSHPSQPQHPSGGGYPSNQGQHGDGSHPSQPQHPSGGGYPSNQGQHGSGSYPSTTKPQPPYQKPGTSQTGSIPSSGPSYPSQPQHPSGGGYPSNQGQHGDGSHPSQPQYPSGPESVYPSNQGQHGGGSYPSRPQPPYQKPGTPQTGSKPPSGSSHPSQPQHPSGGGYPSNQGQHGSGSYPSTTKPQPPYQKPGTSQTGSIPSSGPSYPSQPQHPSGGGYPSNQGQHGDGSHPSQPQYPSGPESVYPSNQGQHGGGSYPSRPQPPYQKPGTPQTGSKPPSGSSHPSQPQHPSGGGYPSNQGQHGSGSYPSRPQPPYHKPGTPQTGSKPPSGSSHPSQPQHPSGGGYPSNQGQHGSGSHPSQPQYPSGSGYPSNQGQHEGGSHPSTSKPHHPHHKPTHGHGKPPHGQRPSHPSHKPGKPQSPTSVPPQSGSQPSTGPPHNVRPEHSPSTSKPGKPSVPAFVPDRPPTSKPFKPSHPPSTGHPSPNTDNFGQGGQVPIYPTRPTLPSSGYPDSSNYPGNSGSGYPGTDSNSGYPTNSQHPGNGVPSYPGYPDPDDPNYPGFPPAPTGPVGPTGPTGTFPGAPNGPEGPGGPGGPGGPIGGTGPVGGVGGIGGVGGVGGTGPAGPDGPWPTGDPGPDGPWPGDPAYGKQPRTNQNYQNTYSDEESPIDSEPELYEKSIEFSSLKQKLDDQGYSYEKPKHSFNDHLQPAPFSLSENSPYPVDESNNKYIEKQNENSQFESLERSMPSDITADDLPLINQQEQQQPLERKITKNFKKSGRSELSSEDRVSYNPDSEFAYHLSKYNEKFQKLSKQSQDENNADLELPNENGPAVELEKIIKNKQSYLSNNVEQESTAKQTANSIESPGPVRIKPISLPVGPNPEMCPCYIVESKNSTDLTTTTPAPVFDPSNDTPIYGQLGFIPVIFVPYCPGDESKTESMTKAMFPSATPVPYPCSICSGKESGFIGGKILDLSQLSNIKAIKHVISEANFGLLNIPVNTISDRYSRRHTKQKNNSDNN
- the LOC103573455 gene encoding collagen alpha-5(IV) chain isoform X2, producing the protein MYGQVWAAFTLVVAGAVLQITSAQDATTTDFREGKELILSISDDSKTQYLNQDFETNAYNYGYEIGPDGQFHHEIHGEDGVTYGCYGYVDPFGELKATFYISDGWGYRVVRPGEDIELFLHEHEHHHGDSDSNSHNHDHDNNHSESDHHEHHGIITPWRNLKFPKDCRQFENTGVIRPTRPSVPSKPGSSYPGQPGSQGPSGPEYPNGQYPDQTGGGSNSKPTGENYPSGPNYPSQPGYPGQQGSPGKPGYPHQPGYPGSQGSPGKPGYPHQPGYPSQQGSPGKPGYPHQPGYPGQQGSPGKPGYPHQPGYPSQQGSPGKPGYPHQPGYPGQQGSPGKPGYPHQPGYPSQPNNLGQKPSGNEYPSTSNPIPVKPGTPSHRPPHNKPGSTKPGKPTHSKPGRPGKPNKPVSGHEKPSNDNSKPPYGQENPNHEKPTHGHKPGHGKPPPESGTPGKPGYPITPDQPSYPSLPPSYPSQPQYPSAPQFPTPIQPGAPPQEPSQTGSPTSGNPSYPTQTQYPSGAGNKPYPSQPGHNQPGHGSIPSNPSTSEYPKPINPGGPTQIPPLTGSAPSGGASHPNYPQYPSGPESGYPGSQNKPADGSYPTTTEPQPPYQKPGTSQTGSIPSSGSTHPSQPQHPSGGGYPSNQVQHGSGSYPSTTKPQPPYQKPGTSQTGSIPSSGPSYPSQPQHPSGGGYPSNQGQHGDGSHPSQPQYPSGSESGYPSNQGQHGGGSYPSRPQPPYQKPGTPQTGSKPSSGSSYPSQPQHPSGGGYPSNQGQHGSGSYPSTTKPQPPYQKPGISQTGSTPSVGPSYPTQPQYPSDAGNKPGQQEIPSYPPSPEFPKPIKPGSSGQAPPSTGLIPSDGPSYPSQPQYPSGPGSGYPSYQGQHGGGSYPSKPHPTHQKPGMSQTGSIPSSGPLYPSQSQHPSGGGYPSNQGQHGSGSYPSQTKPQPPYQKPGTPQTGSKPPSGSSHPSQPQYPSGPESGYPSNQGQHEGGSYPSKPHPPHQKPGTPQTGSIPSSGSTHPSQPQHPSGGGYPSNQVQHGSGSYPSTTKPQPPYQKPGTSQTGSKPSSGPSYPSQPQHPSGGGYPSNQGQHGIGSYPSTTKPQPPYQKPGTSQTGSIPSVGSSYPTQPQYPSGEANKPYPPQPGQQQFPSEHETPSQEQNKPEKEEIPSYPSSPEFPKPIKPGSSSQAPPSTGLIPSNGPSSPSQPQYPSGPGSGYPSNQGQHGSGSYPSRPQPPYQKPGTPETGSMPSSGPSYPSQPQHPSGGGYPSNQGQHGGGSYPSQPQYPSGPESGYPSNQGQHGGGSYPSRPQPPYQKPGTPQTGSKPPSGSSHPSQPQYPSGPENGYPSNQGQHGGGSYPSRPQPPYQKPSTPQTGSKPPSGSSHPSQPQYPSGPESGYPSNQGQHGGGSYPSRPQPPYQKPGTPQTGSKPPSGSSHPSQPQHPSGGGYPSNQGQHGSGSYPSTTKPQPPYQKPGTSQTGSNPPSGSSHPSQPQHPSGGGHPSNQGQHGDGSHPSQPQHPSGGGYPSNQGQHGSGSYPSTTKPQPPYQKPGTPQTGSKPPSGSSHPSQPQHPSGGGYPSNQGQHGDGSHPSQPQHPSGGGYPSNQGQHGSGSYPSTTKPQPPYQKPGTSQTGSIPSSGPSYPSQPQHPSGGGYPSNQGQHGDGSHPSQPQYPSGPESVYPSNQGQHGGGSYPSRPQPPYQKPGTPQTGSKPPSGSSHPSQPQHPSGGGYPSNQGQHGSGSYPSTTKPQPPYQKPGTSQTGSIPSSGPSYPSQPQHPSGGGYPSNQGQHGDGSHPSQPQYPSGPESVYPSNQGQHGGGSYPSRPQPPYQKPGTPQTGSKPPSGSSHPSQPQHPSGGGYPSNQGQHGSGSYPSRPQPPYHKPGTPQTGSKPPSGSSHPSQPQHPSGGGYPSNQGQHGSGSHPSQPQYPSGSGYPSNQGQHEGGSHPSTSKPHHPHHKPTHGHGKPPHGQRPSHPSHKPGKPQSPTSVPPQSGSQPSTGPPHNVRPEHSPSTSKPGKPSVPAFVPDRPPTSKPFKPSHPPSTGHPSPNTDNFGQGGQVPIYPTRPTLPSSGYPDSSNYPGNSGSGYPGTDSNSGYPTNSQHPGNGVPSYPGYPDPDDPNYPGFPPAPTGPVGPTGPTGTFPGAPNGPEGPGGPGGPGGPIGGTGPVGGVGGIGGVGGVGGTGPAGPDGPWPTGDPGPDGPWPGDPAYGKQPRTNQNYQNTYSDEESPIDSEPELYEKSIEFSSLKQKLDDQGYSYEKPKHSFNDHLQPAPFSLSENSPYPVDESNNKYIEKQNENSQFESLERSMPSDITADDLPLINQQEQQQPLERKITKNFKKSGRSELSSEDRVSYNPDSEFAYHLSKYNEKFQKLSKQSQDENNADLELPNENGPAVELEKIIKNKQSYLSNNVEQESTAKQTANSIESPGPVRIKPISLPVGPNPEMCPCYIVESKNSTDLTTTTPAPVFDPSNDTPIYGQLGFIPVIFVPYCPGDESKTESMTKAMFPSATPVPYPCSICSGKESGFIGGKILDLSQLSNIKAIKHVISEANFGLLNIPVNTISDRYSRRHTKQKNNSDNN